GCCAACCGCCTTAGCCTCAACGATCAGGTGGCGGGCGCTCTCTCCGGGCAGTTGGCCACCAGTGTGATCAATGCGGCCATGGTGATTTTCTATGCTTTGGTCATGCTGCAGTACGACCCGGTGCTGACGGCGATCGGGATTTTCTTCGCCTTGGTCAATGTTTTTAGTTTGCAGTGGGTGGCCCAGAAACGGGTGGATGGCAACCTACGTCTGTCCCAAGAACAGGGGAAATTGTTCGGGACGGCCATCTCCGGCCTCTACAGTATGGAAACCCTGAAGGCCTCCGGTTTGGAATCAGATTTCTTCGGGCGGTGGTCGGGCTACTACGCCAAGATGGTGAACGCCCAACAGGCTTTGGCTATCACCAACCAAAACTTAGGGGTTTTGCCCTCTTTGCTCACCTCCCTCACCTCGATGTTGATCCTGGTGGTGGGCGGGTTCCGCGTCATGGGGGGTAGCCTCAGCATTGGGATGTTGGTGGCCTTCCAAACCCTGATGCAGAGCTTCCTGTCGCCGGTGAACGAGCTGGTGGGGTTCGGGAGCTTGCTGCAAGATCTGGAGGGCAACCTGAATCGGCTAGACGATGTGTTGCAAAACCCCACCGATTCGCAACTGCCCAAAGCTCCGCCCCCCTCTGTTCAACCCGCCACCCCGACGACCGTCAAGCTCCAGGGCTATTTGGAACTGCGGAACATCAGCTTTGGCTACAGCCATGTGGATCCCCCATTGATCGAAGGGTTTAATCTCAAGGTGAATCCCGGCCAGCGGGTAGCACTGGTGGGGGGGAGTGGCTCGGGAAAATCCACCATGGCTAAGGTGGTCTCCGGCCTTTACGAGGCTTGGGGAGGGGAGGTGCTATTCGATGGGATCCCACGTGAGCAGTGGCCCCGCTCCGTGATCACCAACTCCATGGCCATCGTTGAGCAGGAAATTCTCCTCTTTAGCGGCAGCGTAAGGGATAACCTCACCCTTTGGGATGCCACCATCCCGCAGGCCAACTTGATTCAAGCCTGTCAGGATGCCGTCATCCATGATGTCATCCTCTCCATGCCGGGGGGGTACGGGGCAGACCTGCTGGAAGGGGCGACCAACCTCAGCGGTGGACAGCGGCAACGGCTGGAAATTGCCCGCGCTCTGGTGAACAACCCGACGATCCTGATTTTGGACGAAGCCACCAGCGCTCTCGATGCAGAAACAGAAAAGATCATCGACCAGAACCTGCGCCGGCGCGGCTGTACCTGTTTGATCGTGGCCCACCGCCTCAGCACCATCCGGGATTGCGATGAGATCATCGTCCTGGAGCGGGGCAAAGTGGTGCAGCGGGGCACCCACCAAGAACTCTGGGAACAGGGTGGCTATTACGCCCGCCTGCTGCAAAGCGAAGAGGAAGAAAACGAAGACAGTTCAGAAGGTGGTGAGTCCGACTCCGCACAAGGGGAGGCTTGAGTATGTTGGCTATCGATCGCATCCAAACCCTAAAGGGATCCCTCAAAGTGGTGCGGGGCAACCGCCCCCTGCTCTTGGAGCAGGGGATCTGGATTCTACAGTCGGGGGGCTTGGCGGTATTTGCCGTGCGCCGAGAGGGCGGGGCCCTACAGGGAATGCGCCGTTATCTATTTACGGTACAAGCGGGTACGGTAATGATGGCCTTTCGCCCGGAGGAGACCGCTTCCTCCAACGGGGTCGAGGTCAAACCCGATTCCGATTATGGTCTGCTGGCTGTCGCTCTAGAAGAATCGGAAGTGTTGCAACTAGAACCCGAGGAATGGGATCCCTTTTTGGCGACTGAGAGCGGCCATGAGGGGGTGGTGGACTGGATCGGCAAACTGGGATCCTCCTTTCACGCCCCTTTGCCCAGCCGGGTTCCGAAACCTGCGGCCACCGCCAACGTCTCGTTATTGGAGCAGGAAACCTTTCAGCCCACCACACCGGTTTGGGTGGAGCTGCGGGCCGGGCAAGTGCAGCTGTTGGGTCTACCGGAAATGGCCTTGCCCACCATGGGCCAAGTTTTGCCGGTTTCGGAACATTTGTGGCTGTTGGCCACCGAACCCAGCCAAGTGCGCCAAGAGGGCACCGCCAGCCTCTCGCCGGGTCAAATCCGGGGTGGCATTCAAACGTTGCTAGAACACCTCTACACCTATCTGAAGCTGCGGGAGCAAGAGCAACTCCAGGTGGAGGTCGCCCAATATCAAGCCCGCGAACAACTGAACCAACAGACGGCAGCCAATGCCTTGGGGGGCTTGGCAGGGGTGCTCAACCCTCGGCGCACCGAGGTACTCGCCCAGGGTGCGCCGGTGCTGATCGCCGCTCAGGCGGTGGGGAACATGATGGGGGCAGAAATCTCCCCTCCAGCCCGCTCCGAGGATCTGACACGGGTGAAAGATCCGATTGAAGCGATCACCCGCGCCTCCCGGTTGCGTTTTCGCCGGGTATTGCTGCGGGCCAACTGGTGGAAACAAGATAACGGCCCTCTCTTGGCCTACACCGAAGTGGAGAACTGTCCTGTCGCCCTTCTACCCAAGGGGGCTGGCCAGTATGAGCTGTTCGACCCGGAGACCCAAACCCGGAAACCAATGAACGCCAAACTGGCAGAAACCCTGACCCCTGTGGCCTATATGTTCTATCGCCCGCTGCCCCAACAGGCGGACAAAGCTTTGAACCTGTTGCGCCATGTGATGCGGGGCCGCTATCGGGATCTGTTGATTGTGGTCAGTTTGGCCATCGGCGGTACCCTGTTGGGGATGCTGACACCGCAGGCAACGGCGATTTTGATGGATACCGCCATTCCCGACAGTAACCGCTCCTTGCTGCTGCAATTGGGGATGGGTCTTTTGGCTGCAGCCTTGGGATCCGCCATTTTCGAGCTATCGCAAGGGATCCTGATCACTCGCCTGGAAACCGGTACTGAAACCGATATGCAAACGGGGCTTTGGGATCGTCTGCTGACGCTACCCACCGCCTTCTTTCGTCGCTACTCAATTGGGGATTTGGTGGGGCGGGTCTCGGCGGTACAACAAATCCGCCAGCAAATCGGGGCAACCACAATGCGCAGCATCCTCTCCAGCATTTTTGCCCTACTGAACCTGGCGCTGCTGTTCACCTACAGCGTCACCCTCACCTGGGTGGCCTTGGGAGTGGCGCTGGTTTCCATTTTGGTGACGACGGCCTCCGGGATCCTGCTGTTGCGGCAAAATCAGCCCTTGCTGGAGTTGAGTGGCGAACTGAATGGCTTGATGGTGCAGCTGATCGACGGTGTGTCAAAGCTGCGGGTAGCGGGAGCAGAACAACGGGCCTTCGCCCATTGGGCCAAAGGGTACCAAGAGCAAGTGCGCCGGACGGTGAATATCCAGCTCATCGAAGGGGCGGTACAAACCGTGAACCAGTTGATCCCGACGGTGACTTCCATTTTGCTCTTTTGGTTTGCGGTGGGGCTGATTCAGAGGGCACAAGCCCAAGGGGGGGTGGGGCTGACGGCAGGAACCTTCCTGGCTTTTAATTCTGCTTTTGGCACCTTTATGGGGGGGATGACCGACCTGAGCAACACCATCACCACCAGCTTGGATGTGGTGCAACTGTGGCGACGGGCCAAGGTGATTCTGGAAGAGAAGCCAGAAGTGGATCCGAGCAAGGCCGATCCGGGACGACTGAGCGGCGGTATTTTGCTCGATCACATCACCTTCCGCTACCGCGAGGATGGCCCTCTCACCCTGGAAGATCTGACGGTACGCGCTGACCCGGGGGAGTTTATCGCCTTGGTTGGCCCCTCCGGCAGTGGCAAATCCACGGTGTTTCGCCTGCTGTTGGGCTTTGATATGCCTCTGTCGGGCACCGTCTATTTCGATGGCCAGGACTTGGCCGGGTTGGATGTGGCGGCGGTGCGGAAGCAGATTGGGGTGGTGCTGCAAAACAGCCGCATTATGTCCGGCTCCATCTTTGACAACATTGCGGCTGGCGCTCTGGTCACCCTGGATGAAGCCTGGGAAGCAGCTCGCATGGCCGGTTTTGCCGAGGATGTGGAATCGATGCCCATGGGAATGCACACGGTGATCAGTGAAGGGGGGGGCAACCTCTCCGGCGGCCAACGGCAGCGGCTGATCATCGCCCGTGCCCTGGTGTTGCGGCCCAAGATCCTCTTGTTTGATGAGGCCACCAGCGCCCTCGATAACCGCACGCAAGCGATCGTCAGCGCCAGTGTGGATCGTCTGCGGGCCACCCGGATCGTCATTGCCCACCGGCTCAGCACCATTCGCAACGCCGATCGCATTTATGTGATCGAGGCTGGGCGGGTGGTGCAGCAGGGCAGCTTCGACAAACTCAGCCAGGAACCGGGCTTGTTCGCGGAGTTGATGGCTCGACAGACGGCTTAACCTGGGTCTTGTCTGGAGGCTCAAGATTTTCTCAAAGATTTTCTCAAAGATCTTCATGGCCTCGGGATCCCTTCCCCTTAGCGGTATGCACAAATGCTCGTGGAATCGGTGACCGCGTTGACGGTGATGCAAACGATCCTGTATCGCTCCGAATCGCTCCTGGAACGGCGGCGCAGGCTGAGGATCCCTTCCGGGCCAGAGATCGCCCACGCAGAGGATCCCACGGCTTTGCACTGGGGGGATCCGGTGGCAGAGGCTCGGCTCCAGGCCTGGCAACAGGCGGCTGCCAAAGGGGATGCTGATAAATGGGCACGCCGATTGGCCTGGGATGGGATTACAACTGAGCAGTTGCGCCAGTGGTTGAGCCATCCTGAACCCTGGGGGATCCCGCCTGAGCCATGGCCCCCCTGGGCCCTCCTGCTCCAGCAGGTTTTGCAGATGGCCCCAACTCTTGATCCCCAAGCCTACGGCTATCTGGATCCCGAGCAACCCTTGCCCTTTGAGCCCTTTTTTCAGCCTTTTTTGCAGGTGGCTCGGCAGGCATTGGGCCAGCGGATCCCAAATCCTCCTCTTGAAGAAACCGCCCGACGAACCTTGGAGTGGAGCTTGGTGGAATATCTGAGCGAACTGGCCACTCCCACCCTGTTAGGAGCCTTTCGAGACTGGCGTTCCGGCGGGGATCCGATGCGGGCTTTCCTGCGCCGGCACCTGAAAAAACGGGAGGGATCCCCCTCTCAAGAGCAATACTGGGCTTTTTTGCGGAGTTGGTGTGGAGAAAACCTAACCCATCAACTGCAGGAGTACAGCGTGTTGGGACGGGTGTTGGCTACAGCCACTTGGCACTGGGTGGAAGCCACCGCCGAGTTTTTACAGCATTTGCAGGCCGATTGGCCCCTTTTGGAGCAAACCTACGCCCAGCCGGGATCCCTGCACTTGGTAACGAGGGTGAAACCGGGACTGTCGGATCCGCATCAGCAGGGGCGACGGGTGATCGGCCTCAGCTTCGAGAATGGGCTGCAGTTGGTGTATAAACCCAAAAGTTTGGCCCTGGAGGTGGCCTTTGCCCGGCTGTTGAGTTGGATAGGGGAGCGAGCCGGGGAATCTTTGCTGCCGCTCAAGGCTCCGGTGACATTGGATCGACACACCCATGGTTGGGTGGAGTTTATGGCGGCTTTGCCCTGTGCGGATGGGGAAGCGGCAGGTCGCTATTTCCGTCGCTCCGGGATGTTGCTGGCGCTGGTGCATTTGCTGGAGGGCACCGATTGCCACTTCGAGAACCTGATCGCCTATGGAGAACACCCCATCTTGGTGGATGGCGAAGCCCTCTTTCACCAACGGCCCCGCCCCCAGGGATCCGGATCCCTGCCCCCTCTCAATGCTCTGCAAAAAGCAGCTCGCCTTTTGGCAGATTCGGTCTTGCGCACGGTGATCTTGCCCCACTGGGGATCCGCCCCCAACCAACAGTGGGATGTGGATCTGGGGGGATTGGGGGGATCCGAGCAACAAGTGATGCAAGTCTCCACCTGGAAACACTTGAACACCGATGAGATGGAGATCGGCATCGATGCGGTTTCCATGACCCTCAGCGATTCACCCTCCCATTTGGCGGGGGAACCGACCGTTTTGAACCCTGCTCCAGAGTCAGTCCAGGCCCCACGCTCCCTTCTGTCTGCCAACGATTACTTAGAGGATCTGATCACGGGCTACCGGGAAATGGGCCAATTTGTGATCGACCATCGGGAGGCGTTGCTGGCAGCAGATGGCCCGATCGAAGCGATGCGCCATTCCCAGTCCCGCTATATTTTCCGCTCCACCCGCATCTACGCCGTCATTCAGGAGCAGTCCCTGAATCC
This is a stretch of genomic DNA from Synechococcus sp. Nb3U1. It encodes these proteins:
- a CDS encoding NHLP family bacteriocin export ABC transporter peptidase/permease/ATPase subunit translates to MSINFINPLLRRPPSRVKTPTLLQMEAVECGAAALGIIMGYYRRIVPLPELRRECGVSRDGSKASNVLKAARRYQMEAKGFKKDLDGLKEIPVPYIVFWNFNHFLVVEGMTPQWVYLNDPASGKRRVSWREFDEGYTGVVLVIRPGPDFKRAGRKPSVIGSLQKRLQGSYGALTYCLLAGFLLTMVGLVVPVFNQIFVDSILIQGRQNWLRPLLLVMVVTTLLQAVILQVQQRYLRRLRLKLSIGMSSQFLWHILRLPMSFYAQRYSGEIANRLSLNDQVAGALSGQLATSVINAAMVIFYALVMLQYDPVLTAIGIFFALVNVFSLQWVAQKRVDGNLRLSQEQGKLFGTAISGLYSMETLKASGLESDFFGRWSGYYAKMVNAQQALAITNQNLGVLPSLLTSLTSMLILVVGGFRVMGGSLSIGMLVAFQTLMQSFLSPVNELVGFGSLLQDLEGNLNRLDDVLQNPTDSQLPKAPPPSVQPATPTTVKLQGYLELRNISFGYSHVDPPLIEGFNLKVNPGQRVALVGGSGSGKSTMAKVVSGLYEAWGGEVLFDGIPREQWPRSVITNSMAIVEQEILLFSGSVRDNLTLWDATIPQANLIQACQDAVIHDVILSMPGGYGADLLEGATNLSGGQRQRLEIARALVNNPTILILDEATSALDAETEKIIDQNLRRRGCTCLIVAHRLSTIRDCDEIIVLERGKVVQRGTHQELWEQGGYYARLLQSEEEENEDSSEGGESDSAQGEA
- a CDS encoding NHLP bacteriocin export ABC transporter permease/ATPase subunit; this encodes MLAIDRIQTLKGSLKVVRGNRPLLLEQGIWILQSGGLAVFAVRREGGALQGMRRYLFTVQAGTVMMAFRPEETASSNGVEVKPDSDYGLLAVALEESEVLQLEPEEWDPFLATESGHEGVVDWIGKLGSSFHAPLPSRVPKPAATANVSLLEQETFQPTTPVWVELRAGQVQLLGLPEMALPTMGQVLPVSEHLWLLATEPSQVRQEGTASLSPGQIRGGIQTLLEHLYTYLKLREQEQLQVEVAQYQAREQLNQQTAANALGGLAGVLNPRRTEVLAQGAPVLIAAQAVGNMMGAEISPPARSEDLTRVKDPIEAITRASRLRFRRVLLRANWWKQDNGPLLAYTEVENCPVALLPKGAGQYELFDPETQTRKPMNAKLAETLTPVAYMFYRPLPQQADKALNLLRHVMRGRYRDLLIVVSLAIGGTLLGMLTPQATAILMDTAIPDSNRSLLLQLGMGLLAAALGSAIFELSQGILITRLETGTETDMQTGLWDRLLTLPTAFFRRYSIGDLVGRVSAVQQIRQQIGATTMRSILSSIFALLNLALLFTYSVTLTWVALGVALVSILVTTASGILLLRQNQPLLELSGELNGLMVQLIDGVSKLRVAGAEQRAFAHWAKGYQEQVRRTVNIQLIEGAVQTVNQLIPTVTSILLFWFAVGLIQRAQAQGGVGLTAGTFLAFNSAFGTFMGGMTDLSNTITTSLDVVQLWRRAKVILEEKPEVDPSKADPGRLSGGILLDHITFRYREDGPLTLEDLTVRADPGEFIALVGPSGSGKSTVFRLLLGFDMPLSGTVYFDGQDLAGLDVAAVRKQIGVVLQNSRIMSGSIFDNIAAGALVTLDEAWEAARMAGFAEDVESMPMGMHTVISEGGGNLSGGQRQRLIIARALVLRPKILLFDEATSALDNRTQAIVSASVDRLRATRIVIAHRLSTIRNADRIYVIEAGRVVQQGSFDKLSQEPGLFAELMARQTA
- a CDS encoding type 2 lanthipeptide synthetase LanM family protein: MLVESVTALTVMQTILYRSESLLERRRRLRIPSGPEIAHAEDPTALHWGDPVAEARLQAWQQAAAKGDADKWARRLAWDGITTEQLRQWLSHPEPWGIPPEPWPPWALLLQQVLQMAPTLDPQAYGYLDPEQPLPFEPFFQPFLQVARQALGQRIPNPPLEETARRTLEWSLVEYLSELATPTLLGAFRDWRSGGDPMRAFLRRHLKKREGSPSQEQYWAFLRSWCGENLTHQLQEYSVLGRVLATATWHWVEATAEFLQHLQADWPLLEQTYAQPGSLHLVTRVKPGLSDPHQQGRRVIGLSFENGLQLVYKPKSLALEVAFARLLSWIGERAGESLLPLKAPVTLDRHTHGWVEFMAALPCADGEAAGRYFRRSGMLLALVHLLEGTDCHFENLIAYGEHPILVDGEALFHQRPRPQGSGSLPPLNALQKAARLLADSVLRTVILPHWGSAPNQQWDVDLGGLGGSEQQVMQVSTWKHLNTDEMEIGIDAVSMTLSDSPSHLAGEPTVLNPAPESVQAPRSLLSANDYLEDLITGYREMGQFVIDHREALLAADGPIEAMRHSQSRYIFRSTRIYAVIQEQSLNPKLMKWGLDRSLALESLSRAYLLGTEKPRHWPLLAAELAAMEILDIPCFLADCQRDELVLDPIHAGDPPSTIPDFFEGSSFERARQNLLVFDASALEHQADIIRRTLYGRYWVEPPYAPGGGPEGTSPQVLIPIPSSSPPEADKFPEQLRQEAIRLGQRLRSQAIVGEEGSLGWLGIVPRPSLQEFLLRELPLGLSDGLVGIALFFAALARVTGDPLWTETTLATLKLPRQALQEIQAHPSHGLERSRQRAGVLLGLSGASGIPSITYGLACCGEWLAEPMLLEEALAPLPVIQLAWEQGAGIPGTIDVMQGSAGTLLALLGLWERVQPQAQERVLQLAQACGSHIQASYAASQRGAVTQSLTGFAQGAAGIAYSLVRLFRVTQQPVWLELAEAFCQEERQYFDPEHRNWLDLRSAHPSTGASDTPRFGLSWAQGAAGIGLARLASLPEYDTPLCRQEIEIALATTRAAGLWGIDSLYWGNLGRLELWISAAQQLGQPSLLVEAQAAALHRVQQTTESGSYTLFAGRAQQIDNPPLFHGWAGIGYQLLRLADPNGIPAVLLWG